The proteins below come from a single Parcubacteria group bacterium genomic window:
- a CDS encoding ATP-binding protein → MFNPFAKKNSTDISSNQPTKPQDEILESEKYYQEGLAKLNDIIAPAAIQIMPKSIRVGETIAQTIFVIAYPRYLHSNWFSPIINIDMPIDISMFIHPVDTYDILKTLKKSATQVESEIQIEQNKGLIRDPALETAQQDIDELRDKLQQGTEKFFRFALYITAYGDNEDAVTKNIKSIEAILEAQLVYIKPAVFKSEQGFNSSLPLANDELDIGTNMNSSPLSTTFPFVSSTLSSNTGILYGINRHNNSLIIFDRFQMENANMVVFAKSGAGKSYTVKLEVLRSMMVGTDVIIIDPENEYKHLCDTVEGTFIKISLNSPNHLNPFDLPKVGDDEDPEDILRNNIANLLGLLHIMLGSITPEEDSVLDRAIHETYSIKDITGETNLNALNKDSFPTMSDLYQILRSLDGGEVLAVRLEKYTQGIFAGFLNNTTNIKVDNQLVVFNIRDMEEELRPVAMYIILQFIWNEMRTNMKKRLVLVDEAWVMMKYEDAASFLFGIAKRCRKYYTGLTTITQDVNDFLSSRYGKAIVTNSSLQLLLKQSPAGIDVITDTFYLTDQEKFLLLESNVGEGIFFAGTNHVAIKVVASYSEDQIITTDPSQLLDIERAKKELSEEA, encoded by the coding sequence ATGTTTAACCCATTCGCCAAAAAAAATTCGACTGATATTTCATCAAACCAACCAACCAAACCACAAGATGAGATATTGGAATCAGAAAAGTATTACCAAGAGGGGCTAGCTAAGCTCAATGATATAATTGCGCCTGCCGCAATCCAGATCATGCCCAAATCTATCCGCGTAGGAGAAACAATCGCACAGACCATTTTTGTTATCGCTTATCCACGCTATCTGCACAGCAATTGGTTTTCTCCAATCATCAATATTGATATGCCGATTGACATTTCCATGTTCATCCATCCCGTCGACACCTATGATATCCTAAAAACTTTAAAAAAAAGTGCGACACAAGTCGAATCTGAAATCCAGATTGAACAAAATAAGGGATTGATCCGCGATCCAGCGTTGGAAACCGCCCAACAAGACATCGATGAATTGCGTGATAAGCTCCAGCAGGGGACTGAAAAGTTTTTCCGTTTCGCCCTCTACATAACAGCTTATGGAGACAATGAAGATGCAGTTACAAAGAACATTAAAAGTATTGAGGCAATCCTAGAAGCTCAACTAGTCTATATAAAACCTGCCGTATTCAAATCAGAACAGGGATTTAATTCCTCTTTGCCATTAGCAAATGATGAACTGGATATCGGGACAAATATGAACAGCTCTCCGCTTTCTACCACTTTCCCATTTGTTTCATCCACACTATCCTCAAACACCGGAATCCTTTATGGCATCAACCGACACAACAACAGCCTGATTATTTTTGACCGCTTTCAAATGGAAAATGCTAATATGGTCGTCTTTGCCAAGTCTGGTGCTGGAAAAAGCTACACCGTCAAATTAGAGGTTTTGCGCTCAATGATGGTAGGGACAGATGTTATCATTATCGACCCAGAAAATGAATACAAACATCTTTGTGATACTGTTGAAGGAACTTTTATCAAAATATCACTCAACTCTCCCAATCATCTCAACCCTTTTGACTTGCCAAAGGTAGGCGATGATGAAGATCCAGAAGATATTTTGCGCAATAATATTGCCAACCTGCTAGGACTGTTACATATCATGCTTGGATCAATAACGCCAGAGGAAGACTCTGTTTTAGATCGGGCTATCCACGAAACCTACAGCATCAAAGATATCACTGGTGAGACAAACTTAAATGCACTCAACAAAGACTCCTTTCCTACAATGTCTGATCTTTACCAAATACTGCGTAGCCTGGACGGTGGAGAGGTTTTAGCTGTTCGTCTGGAAAAGTATACCCAGGGAATTTTTGCCGGTTTTCTCAATAACACAACCAACATCAAGGTGGACAATCAGTTGGTCGTATTCAATATTCGCGACATGGAGGAAGAATTGCGCCCGGTAGCTATGTATATCATTCTGCAATTCATTTGGAACGAGATGCGCACAAATATGAAAAAAAGGTTAGTGCTGGTTGATGAGGCCTGGGTTATGATGAAATATGAAGATGCGGCCTCCTTTCTCTTTGGTATCGCCAAGCGTTGCCGCAAATATTACACGGGCCTCACAACAATCACTCAGGATGTCAATGACTTTCTTTCTTCCCGATATGGCAAAGCAATTGTGACCAATTCCTCCTTACAACTGCTCTTAAAACAATCCCCTGCTGGCATTGACGTCATCACTGATACTTTTTATCTCACCGACCAAGAAAAATTTTTACTCCTAGAAAGCAATGTTGGAGAGGGTATTTTTTTTGCCGGAACAAACCATGTTGCAATCAAGGTTGTCGCCTCCTACTCTGAAGATCAGATTATCACAACCGACCCATCTCAGCTGTTGGACATTGAAAGGGCCAAAAAAGAACTGAGCGAAGAAGCATAA
- a CDS encoding G5 domain-containing protein, with protein sequence MLQKSLKTFVKLLLFAFIMLILWKLFFHSPKRELSFENQPKLVTLYDNGLESRKFSSAQTVDNFLSEQKIILSDYDEILPDRSSTLLPGTSMQIRRAAKIKILVDGKKIENHTLANNLVLALAENNVTLGRLDKTTPDKNSPLMDNLEITVTRINVEEKVIPEDIAFKTTEKTDSKLCWREKKVEIAGQKGIREVKYKITYKDGKEVSRVVLEKNITKEPVTEVVVQGTYVKTGEAKKGQGTWYAFKGGLFAASTTIARGGYAKVTNTANGKSVMVQINDYGPQGKGRIIDLDKVAFAKIASLGAGVIGVKVEEVLN encoded by the coding sequence ATGCTCCAAAAATCTCTAAAAACCTTCGTTAAACTGCTTCTTTTCGCTTTCATAATGCTCATTTTATGGAAACTTTTTTTTCATTCCCCAAAAAGAGAGCTATCTTTTGAAAATCAACCAAAATTAGTCACCTTATACGATAATGGGCTTGAATCAAGGAAATTTAGCAGTGCGCAGACTGTGGATAACTTCCTCTCGGAACAAAAAATTATTCTTTCTGACTATGATGAGATCCTGCCAGACAGGTCTAGCACGCTTCTTCCGGGAACAAGCATGCAAATCCGTCGCGCAGCCAAAATAAAAATCCTCGTCGATGGCAAAAAAATTGAAAACCACACTCTCGCAAATAATTTAGTCCTCGCTCTAGCTGAAAACAATGTCACTTTGGGACGATTAGACAAAACTACCCCAGATAAAAATAGCCCCCTTATGGATAATCTAGAAATTACTGTTACTCGCATCAATGTAGAAGAGAAAGTCATTCCGGAAGATATTGCGTTTAAGACCACCGAGAAAACCGACAGCAAGCTATGCTGGAGAGAAAAAAAAGTGGAAATCGCTGGACAAAAAGGCATCCGTGAAGTAAAATACAAAATCACCTACAAAGATGGAAAAGAAGTTTCCCGTGTTGTTCTGGAGAAAAACATTACCAAAGAACCCGTGACTGAAGTTGTTGTCCAAGGCACTTATGTGAAAACCGGAGAAGCCAAGAAAGGCCAAGGCACTTGGTATGCCTTCAAAGGCGGATTATTCGCCGCCAGCACAACCATCGCCAGAGGCGGATATGCTAAAGTGACCAACACCGCCAATGGCAAATCAGTTATGGTCCAGATCAATGACTACGGACCTCAGGGCAAAGGCAGAATCATCGATCTTGACAAAGTCGCTTTTGCGAAAATCGCTTCACTCGGTGCGGGAGTAATCGGGGTTAAAGTGGAGGAAGTTTTAAATTAA
- a CDS encoding glycosyltransferase family 2 protein, whose product MKLSIIIVNYKSRAYLEKCLISIFAKIDAGIDFEVIVVNNDAEQEIVALTEAFPKVRVMQNQKNSGFGSANNFGAKEAKGEVLFFLNPDTEVSSGKISSVLEEFSKDVDLGILGAKLINPDSTVQKWIAGGEVSLWRIIGNNFCMIRDKKYWQSSEETSVAWVAGTAMFARKKLFLELGGFDEQFFMYFEDTDLCRRMRLFGKNVLYFPAFSVLHHGGKSFSEKNKQKKAYYLSQERYFKKHRGNFEFLLLRFLRFFSF is encoded by the coding sequence ATGAAGCTATCGATAATAATTGTAAACTATAAAAGTCGGGCATATCTGGAAAAATGCTTGATTTCAATTTTTGCGAAAATTGATGCGGGCATCGATTTTGAGGTTATCGTAGTTAATAATGACGCAGAACAGGAAATAGTGGCTCTGACTGAGGCTTTTCCCAAGGTGCGGGTCATGCAAAATCAAAAGAATAGTGGCTTTGGTAGTGCTAATAATTTTGGGGCGAAAGAAGCAAAGGGCGAGGTGTTATTTTTTCTTAATCCGGATACGGAAGTTTCATCTGGCAAAATCTCCTCCGTGCTAGAGGAATTTTCAAAAGACGTCGACCTGGGCATCTTAGGGGCAAAACTGATAAATCCTGATAGCACGGTACAAAAATGGATTGCAGGAGGAGAAGTGAGTCTTTGGCGGATCATTGGAAACAACTTCTGTATGATAAGAGATAAAAAATATTGGCAGAGTTCTGAGGAAACTAGCGTTGCCTGGGTGGCGGGAACGGCGATGTTTGCCAGAAAAAAGCTTTTTTTGGAGCTCGGTGGCTTTGATGAGCAATTTTTTATGTACTTTGAAGACACTGATCTTTGTCGACGTATGCGACTTTTTGGCAAGAACGTGCTTTATTTCCCCGCTTTTTCTGTTTTGCACCACGGTGGAAAAAGCTTTTCTGAAAAAAATAAGCAAAAAAAAGCCTATTATTTGTCGCAAGAGCGTTATTTCAAAAAGCATCGTGGAAATTTTGAGTTTTTGTTACTGAGGTTTTTGCGGTTTTTTAGTTTTTAA
- the rsmA gene encoding 16S rRNA (adenine(1518)-N(6)/adenine(1519)-N(6))-dimethyltransferase RsmA, producing MPSRLGQNFLRDKEVLDKIIKSANLTADDLVIEVGPGEGALSTELARRVGKLIMVEKDSHLAENTARNFQFSIFNFQSISNDLILNFKNKSSLIVGDILEINLPEMLKQNNFTNYKVVANIPYYITSPIIRLFLETAYPPKEMLLMVQKEVAERICAKAGKMSILALSVQYYTDAELLFAVPKTAFFPVPEVDSAVIRLTRIKKPSYAKAPTGEARNKEEIKKFFRIVKAGFSAKRKTLANNLSASLKLEKALVEEKLKSLRILPSQRAQELSLENWKKLSNLF from the coding sequence ATGCCATCAAGATTAGGTCAAAATTTTCTCAGAGATAAAGAAGTCCTGGATAAAATCATAAAATCCGCCAATTTAACGGCGGATGATTTAGTGATTGAAGTTGGTCCCGGGGAAGGAGCACTCTCCACAGAACTTGCTAGACGGGTTGGAAAATTAATAATGGTAGAAAAGGATAGCCATTTGGCAGAGAATACGGCTCGCAATTTTCAATTTTCAATTTTCAATTTTCAATCAATTTCTAATGATTTAATTTTAAATTTTAAAAATAAATCTTCCCTTATTGTGGGCGATATATTGGAAATAAATTTGCCAGAGATGTTAAAACAAAATAATTTTACAAACTATAAAGTCGTTGCCAATATTCCTTACTATATCACCTCGCCAATCATTAGATTATTCTTAGAAACAGCTTATCCACCAAAAGAAATGCTTCTCATGGTGCAAAAAGAAGTGGCCGAGCGAATTTGCGCGAAAGCGGGAAAGATGAGTATTCTGGCGCTTTCTGTGCAATATTATACCGACGCTGAATTGCTTTTCGCTGTACCAAAAACAGCTTTTTTTCCTGTTCCGGAAGTGGATAGTGCAGTGATTAGGCTAACAAGGATTAAAAAACCCTCCTACGCTAAAGCTCCGACGGGCGAAGCAAGAAACAAAGAAGAAATTAAAAAGTTCTTTAGGATTGTCAAAGCCGGATTCTCGGCGAAACGAAAAACACTAGCTAATAATCTTTCTGCGAGTCTAAAATTAGAGAAAGCCTTGGTGGAAGAAAAATTAAAAAGCCTTAGAATCCTACCAAGCCAACGTGCGCAAGAATTAAGCTTAGAGAATTGGAAAAAACTCTCTAATTTGTTTTAA
- a CDS encoding O-antigen ligase family protein, with protein sequence MWKKILNLEKLIYLTILALPTYLLRFRVLSFSVSTLDCLLLLCIAWWLIIYRKEHSGKLFFKKCKFFIFSGGVMLFGLFFSVLVNKNYVPGVGIFISWFLLPIFFSLVASSVISSEKRKNIFLAYYFSAFCVALISLVYYFFGFVTFDGRLQGFFNSPNYLAMCLAPAIFIGYGLFFELKKQKNIFLFSGASIVLVVYLTYSYASWIAIIISLGIVLALKREMSWKISLMGFLILVVLLFSQMTTSKFSALVSYDSRSSLASRLMIWHSAEKMLERHWIWGIGAGNFQEKYLENQKYFPPYLEWAVPHPHNLYLAFWLYGGIFGLIGFLMLVYFWFLNLFMVQKNPQLKLIGLGVMVYILLHGLVDTTYFKNDLAVVFWLLFSVI encoded by the coding sequence ATGTGGAAAAAAATACTTAATTTGGAAAAGTTAATTTATCTAACTATTCTCGCGCTTCCTACGTATCTTTTGCGTTTTAGGGTGCTTAGTTTTTCCGTCAGTACTCTGGACTGCTTGCTCTTACTTTGCATCGCGTGGTGGCTCATAATTTATCGCAAGGAGCATTCTGGTAAGCTATTTTTCAAAAAATGTAAGTTTTTTATTTTTTCTGGTGGAGTCATGCTTTTTGGTCTTTTCTTTTCAGTCTTGGTTAATAAAAATTATGTGCCAGGAGTGGGAATATTTATCAGCTGGTTTTTATTGCCGATATTTTTTTCTCTAGTTGCTAGTTCTGTTATTTCATCAGAAAAGCGAAAAAACATTTTTCTGGCTTACTATTTTTCGGCTTTCTGTGTGGCCTTAATTTCTTTGGTTTACTATTTCTTCGGTTTTGTGACTTTTGATGGCCGTCTCCAGGGGTTTTTCAACTCACCAAACTATCTGGCAATGTGTCTGGCCCCGGCAATTTTTATCGGCTACGGATTGTTTTTTGAGCTAAAAAAGCAAAAAAATATATTTTTATTTTCTGGCGCTAGTATTGTTTTAGTGGTGTATTTGACCTATTCTTATGCCAGCTGGATCGCTATTATTATTTCTTTGGGGATTGTTCTTGCGCTAAAGCGCGAGATGAGTTGGAAAATTAGCTTGATGGGTTTTTTAATACTGGTGGTTTTATTATTTTCACAAATGACGACAAGCAAATTTTCCGCGCTGGTTAGCTATGATAGTCGCTCATCGCTCGCTTCGCGGTTGATGATTTGGCATTCGGCGGAAAAAATGCTGGAGCGGCATTGGATTTGGGGTATCGGAGCGGGTAATTTTCAAGAAAAATATCTGGAGAATCAAAAATATTTCCCACCCTATCTGGAATGGGCGGTGCCTCATCCGCACAATCTCTATCTAGCCTTTTGGCTTTATGGTGGGATTTTTGGTTTGATCGGGTTTTTGATGTTAGTTTATTTTTGGTTTTTGAATCTTTTTATGGTGCAAAAAAATCCCCAGCTAAAATTGATCGGGCTGGGGGTTATGGTCTACATCTTGCTTCACGGACTGGTGGACACGACCTATTTTAAAAACGACCTGGCGGTCGTCTTTTGGCTTTTGTTTTCTGTGATCTAA
- a CDS encoding O-antigen ligase family protein, with translation MLFKLFLIFCAYLPFQLALSPSAGVDLASARVFILVLFFVWLAEGLKSKKLQIGENKANFFLISFLFLNLLSLAVAKNTDWSLRKLLFLFSIFPLYFVATNLLDTKEKMEKVVKYLVWGGFFVASLGILQFIAQFIFGLDVTYQFWAKFISPLFLGQNVTAAVLKNPSWLVNISGATYLRSIATFPDPHMLAFFLSMLVPFAFGLFWQAKKKSHLLIFTTILLADLLTFSRGGYLGLFAGASVAFLFLLAKLKAKYKIRVIVFAVFLAVLLIIPGPISERFFSSFNLKEGSNQGRIETWGKAVEIISSHPFFGVGIGNYPLEISATADYRDPIYAHSNYLDIAAETGIFSLLAWLGFSGALIVVFLKKTKDVLFFCALISIIIFSAHALVETSLYSPVVLPLFLIIASFSNVAYVEKNT, from the coding sequence ATGTTATTTAAACTGTTTCTAATTTTTTGTGCCTACTTGCCTTTTCAGTTGGCGCTTAGTCCAAGTGCCGGTGTTGATTTGGCTAGTGCACGAGTGTTTATCTTGGTGCTGTTTTTTGTGTGGCTGGCCGAGGGACTCAAAAGTAAAAAACTCCAAATAGGAGAGAATAAGGCGAATTTTTTTCTGATCAGTTTTCTGTTTTTAAATCTATTGTCTCTAGCTGTGGCGAAAAATACGGACTGGTCGCTCCGCAAGCTCTTGTTTCTGTTTTCTATTTTTCCGCTCTATTTCGTCGCAACAAACTTGCTCGATACGAAAGAAAAAATGGAAAAAGTGGTCAAATATCTTGTTTGGGGTGGATTTTTTGTGGCCAGCTTGGGCATTTTGCAGTTTATTGCTCAGTTTATTTTTGGGCTTGACGTGACGTATCAGTTTTGGGCAAAATTTATTTCTCCGCTTTTTTTGGGGCAAAATGTGACGGCGGCAGTGCTCAAAAATCCCAGCTGGCTGGTAAATATTTCAGGGGCGACCTATTTGCGCTCAATTGCCACTTTTCCCGACCCGCATATGCTAGCATTTTTCTTGAGCATGCTCGTTCCCTTCGCTTTTGGATTGTTTTGGCAAGCAAAAAAAAAGAGCCACTTGTTAATTTTTACTACAATTTTATTGGCCGATCTGCTGACTTTTTCTCGTGGCGGATATTTGGGATTATTTGCCGGTGCGAGCGTGGCCTTTTTGTTTTTGTTAGCTAAACTTAAAGCTAAATATAAAATAAGGGTGATTGTTTTTGCTGTTTTTTTGGCGGTTTTACTGATCATTCCTGGACCGATTTCTGAACGATTTTTCTCTAGTTTTAATCTGAAAGAAGGTTCGAATCAAGGCAGAATAGAAACTTGGGGAAAAGCGGTGGAAATAATTTCCAGTCATCCTTTTTTTGGCGTCGGTATTGGCAACTATCCACTGGAAATTAGCGCGACGGCGGATTATCGCGACCCAATTTATGCTCATAGTAATTATTTGGATATTGCGGCAGAAACTGGCATTTTCAGTTTATTGGCTTGGCTGGGATTTTCCGGCGCACTAATTGTGGTATTTTTAAAAAAAACAAAAGATGTTTTATTTTTTTGCGCGCTGATTAGTATAATAATATTTTCCGCGCACGCTTTAGTGGAAACGTCACTTTATTCGCCAGTTGTTTTGCCCTTATTTTTAATCATTGCTAGTTTTAGCAACGTGGCCTATGTGGAAAAAAATACTTAA
- a CDS encoding glycosyltransferase family 2 protein produces the protein MNSQFPKVNIVVLNYNGKSCLKTCLTSLFCLDYPNFEVVVVDNNSTDGSLEDAKLRFSRVTFIKNEENIGFSAGNNVGIRYSLEKMAEYVLLLNNDTEVEKSFLAKLINSASNNASVGIFSPLIFSGDGKAVWFSGGKIDWLRMKSFHRNEFLKQNYIDSDVISGCAMLVRAEVFKKIGLLDEDFFLYWEDADFSVRAKRAGFELLVVADAQIRHWEKSEKAKMNKVYWLVLSGLLFFQKNALSWPTKAWIFIYVILRRLKNWNDVRKNKTEINTAVQKAYLDFRRLK, from the coding sequence AACAGCCAATTTCCGAAAGTTAATATTGTCGTTTTGAATTACAACGGAAAGAGTTGTCTGAAGACATGTCTTACTAGTCTTTTTTGTTTGGATTATCCTAATTTTGAAGTGGTTGTAGTGGATAATAATTCGACTGATGGATCACTTGAAGATGCAAAGCTACGCTTTTCTCGAGTAACATTCATTAAAAATGAGGAGAACATAGGCTTTTCCGCTGGGAACAATGTGGGGATAAGATATTCTTTGGAAAAAATGGCTGAATATGTCTTGCTTTTGAATAATGATACGGAAGTGGAAAAGAGTTTTTTGGCTAAATTGATCAATAGCGCTTCAAACAATGCTTCCGTGGGAATTTTCAGTCCGCTGATTTTTTCTGGCGATGGCAAGGCCGTTTGGTTTTCTGGTGGAAAGATTGACTGGCTGCGAATGAAGTCTTTTCATCGCAATGAATTTTTGAAACAAAATTATATTGACTCGGATGTTATTTCCGGTTGTGCGATGCTTGTCCGCGCGGAAGTGTTCAAAAAAATCGGCCTTTTGGACGAAGACTTTTTTCTTTATTGGGAAGATGCAGATTTTAGTGTGCGAGCGAAAAGAGCTGGCTTTGAGCTTTTGGTCGTGGCTGATGCGCAGATCCGTCACTGGGAAAAGAGCGAAAAAGCCAAGATGAACAAGGTTTATTGGCTGGTGCTTTCGGGACTGCTGTTTTTCCAAAAAAACGCATTATCATGGCCTACTAAGGCCTGGATTTTTATTTATGTAATTTTACGACGGCTAAAAAATTGGAATGATGTGCGGAAAAATAAGACGGAGATAAATACCGCGGTACAAAAGGCCTATTTGGACTTTAGACGGCTTAAATAA
- a CDS encoding UbiA family prenyltransferase: MPKKGNGDSFVIAMRKFFSKIEHLLDTTFEQKVGILSWLLGFSGIIALRIFIDFFLASKALPIPLIIIEYVHNFLFFSISIIFIWLILSFFLTVNPQKLSKLLFWSLWGILLPPLVDMLKTGGEVFWSFYVIGGPKFLISQYLTFLSDLPSGIVYFGTKVLFMLAVIFSGLVVYLKTKNWWRTIFSSLLVYLVLFVMGAAPSLISFGYYFFDKTKRVSELQPYQIVQLFAFPTPIFGVIFDNLEYSFPYNLQLVLFPFLLMALGCLFFASDRLKFMALVKNFRLPQIIYHAGLFFVGLGLAAWIYRSNFSLNLFSIFAAFDLLFCVILAWAASVVPNDLADTQVDSISNPHRPLQQEIISRELYSEIGWVLFFLSIFGALLVNVKFAALLLVYQFLAFTYSAWPYRLKRFIFVASFVSACASLIIFFSGFALVSGDQNIQGLPWRVIFLLLFCYTVSLPIKDFKDIAGDARDGVRTVPVVFGEEKGRIIVASGFFISFILSVFLLNEKRLFWWALLFGSLAFIIMTNKKIHPRKVFWWILAVVSLYGMILVKVAFELTF, translated from the coding sequence TTGCCCAAAAAAGGAAATGGTGATAGTTTTGTCATAGCTATGAGAAAATTTTTTTCCAAAATCGAACACTTGCTTGACACTACGTTTGAACAAAAAGTCGGTATTTTAAGCTGGCTTTTGGGATTTTCCGGCATCATCGCTTTACGGATATTTATTGATTTTTTCTTGGCATCGAAAGCGTTGCCGATCCCGCTCATCATTATTGAATATGTGCATAACTTTTTGTTTTTTTCTATCTCAATAATTTTTATCTGGCTCATTTTAAGTTTTTTTCTAACAGTTAATCCGCAAAAACTTTCCAAGCTACTCTTTTGGAGTCTTTGGGGAATTCTTTTGCCACCCTTGGTTGACATGCTCAAGACCGGCGGAGAAGTTTTCTGGAGTTTTTATGTCATTGGTGGACCGAAATTTCTAATTAGTCAATATCTTACTTTTCTTTCTGATCTGCCTTCGGGAATTGTCTATTTTGGCACTAAGGTCCTTTTTATGTTAGCTGTTATTTTTTCTGGTTTAGTGGTATATCTGAAAACAAAAAATTGGTGGCGGACAATTTTCTCTTCGCTTTTGGTTTATCTTGTGCTTTTTGTGATGGGTGCCGCACCATCATTGATCAGCTTTGGTTATTATTTTTTCGACAAGACCAAAAGAGTATCGGAACTTCAGCCTTATCAAATTGTCCAGTTGTTTGCTTTTCCTACGCCGATCTTTGGGGTGATCTTTGATAATTTAGAATATTCCTTTCCCTATAATCTGCAATTGGTGCTTTTTCCATTCCTACTAATGGCATTGGGATGTCTCTTTTTTGCTTCGGATCGGCTAAAATTTATGGCGCTTGTGAAAAATTTTCGATTACCGCAGATAATTTATCACGCTGGTCTTTTTTTTGTCGGCTTAGGTTTGGCTGCTTGGATTTACCGATCTAATTTTTCACTCAATCTGTTTTCGATTTTTGCCGCATTTGATTTGCTTTTTTGCGTGATTTTGGCCTGGGCTGCCTCCGTTGTCCCCAATGATTTGGCAGATACGCAAGTTGATTCTATATCAAATCCACATAGGCCGCTTCAGCAAGAAATTATTTCACGAGAGCTTTATAGCGAAATTGGCTGGGTCTTGTTTTTTTTGTCAATTTTTGGTGCACTTTTGGTCAATGTGAAGTTTGCTGCTTTACTTTTGGTTTACCAATTTTTGGCTTTCACTTATTCTGCTTGGCCCTACCGATTGAAACGCTTTATTTTTGTGGCTAGTTTTGTGAGTGCCTGTGCTTCACTTATTATTTTTTTTAGCGGATTTGCGCTGGTTTCTGGTGATCAAAATATCCAAGGACTTCCTTGGCGGGTGATTTTTCTCTTGCTTTTTTGCTATACAGTTTCTTTGCCAATTAAGGATTTCAAAGATATTGCTGGGGACGCTCGTGATGGAGTGAGGACGGTGCCGGTGGTTTTTGGCGAAGAAAAAGGACGGATCATTGTGGCTTCTGGTTTTTTTATTTCTTTTATATTGAGCGTTTTCCTGCTCAATGAGAAGCGTCTTTTTTGGTGGGCGCTTCTTTTTGGCAGTTTAGCTTTCATTATTATGACCAACAAAAAAATCCACCCGCGGAAAGTTTTTTGGTGGATTTTGGCTGTTGTTTCTCTGTACGGAATGATTTTGGTCAAAGTGGCTTTTGAGTTGACTTTTTAG
- a CDS encoding PrgI family protein: protein MLINGLDNLMIFNVPQFIDIEDKLVGPLTAKQLGWLAAGAVVLLLTYKTLDQSAFILSIIIVSAVFGSFAFYRPYNQPLIKFVLSSILFIIRPKMYIWRRLPEKMAEKAKKNQAATPVISRKKFDAQKVADISQLLDMKKR, encoded by the coding sequence ATGTTAATTAACGGTTTAGACAATTTAATGATATTCAACGTCCCCCAATTTATTGATATTGAAGACAAGCTGGTTGGCCCGCTCACCGCCAAACAACTTGGCTGGCTTGCTGCTGGCGCAGTAGTTCTTCTGCTCACCTATAAAACATTAGACCAGTCGGCCTTTATTCTTTCTATTATTATTGTTTCAGCCGTTTTTGGCTCTTTTGCCTTCTATAGGCCCTACAACCAGCCACTCATTAAATTTGTTCTTTCCTCGATCTTGTTTATCATCCGACCTAAAATGTATATCTGGCGGCGCTTGCCAGAAAAAATGGCGGAAAAGGCTAAAAAAAATCAAGCAGCCACTCCCGTGATTAGCCGGAAAAAATTTGACGCTCAAAAAGTAGCCGATATTTCCCAATTATTAGATATGAAAAAAAGATAA